From Drosophila virilis strain 15010-1051.87 chromosome X, Dvir_AGI_RSII-ME, whole genome shotgun sequence, the proteins below share one genomic window:
- the LOC6636035 gene encoding uncharacterized protein CG7065 isoform X2, protein MSYLTGEPVPPGFEDEMARTAIIQKQIDSFKGGSLIGTEYVVELHEDGQVRPDYFCVLCNTCNDSHSIFTHWTSVTHRSNYLKTHFQKAFEVLQQLRRSSSNSNELVLNATTKLVQLIEQHYGRSMQVLAVAGDDFRRFRAKICSQVRDKFHFDECAGPDFLDELRQTIQSLKPAESIKGSRNTENIPIALDAISSEDDENFTATAGHQTPQQLSKKAARKKQAEQQPAYRAANRSPPAGSSDKPATVVAKIVTPVQLPTPKELSLQASHIAQERYKWEKFRCLLELQLKQLRDETETYESNPEKHPDYSEEWKLFWNRRYKQLQEEKKCDPNSYDYKPEWITYWKDRRVELFNISVNKIKKELKDKFKLGDEDEENTKELMERYKIRVNSPKNTAAPAAASAAATANAVRRKPNYRGANNRNGNGGSLASDAVIDISDDDQQAPAAPSARPNRRSAYPRSVSRSLSPKRGRPPPPRMGRRSRTRSPVVSRRRPRSRSRSRSPHRRSRSPYSRGRDRSLHSRGHDDYADRGRERSGDYYRERGDSYSRTSRTYEPMETFRVLDSRVYPEYSQPRQRSTSPTGTSMSAANKELDSIEEPEGPLTVVSVLRMLSALEDQLGSLGPKALNLLSKALAMEKIKPNAADDLLLNEDNCVFMETTKEKLKGILIAEVLDDPQKVRVVKKLISNIATIIFQVTSKGAKETTQQEPKHTDLVKKKEYQLPFDRQLVSSKLAGALVMNGLDNLSTDDMNKLLHFYTLLVKTNHVRRQSDRNSCLNFAEVPSRMGVAASTSNEDDGGVLDIDICELMKEVEHQLAKEAGNCELTPKSNSNDTGNSMESLTDSDLQTLLQNFKFLSNEEQVHLIGHLRKLEKLEPPRVERLRKYVNIAELSSDGESCSDYLSRVVAIGRPGQNERSAASSNTRISYSTNAAAELVSAMRRTSVDRDMPTAAKQPRRGIGSRISPNFMLDDDDDDDYNFDDLVMKANDSNGKKNTTMPNVVATTMSPNALTFKPAASKISLKDTENIIANLMGTLTNNSNQASSAAKAQQQQQQQQQQMRNMPNMSNLAQQRPQQQQPQQQQQQQGPPQSQYGPNNGTGSYYNYGGDQLSSGPSNYPSMPQQQPQQQQQQQQPYNMGNYNAYGPPMGGGGGGGYPGQINPWANNGPPQPPYNNLPQNYMAQQQPQQPPHYNNVYGNHQ, encoded by the exons ATGAGCTACCTAACGGGCGAGCCGGTACCGCCCGGCTTTGAGGATGAAATGGCGCGCACTGCGATTATACAAAAGCAAATAGACAGCTTTAAAGGCGGCTCCCTAATTGGCACCGAATACGTTGTGGAACTGCACGAGGATGGCCAGGTGCGTCCCGattatttttgtgtgctgtgcaATACGTGCAACGATAGCCACTCCATATTTACGCACTGGACATCGGTGACCCATCGCTCCAACTATTTGAAGACGCACTTTCAGAAGGCGTTCGAAGTGCTCCAGCAATTGCGTCGCTCGTCAAGCAACTCCAACGAGCTGGTGCTGAATGCCACCACAAAGCTGGTGCAGCTCATTGAGCAGCATTATGGCCGCAGCATGCAGGTGCTGGCCGTTGCTGGCGATGATTTTCGTCGCTTTCGTGCTAAAATCTGTTCACAGGTGCGCGATAAGTTTCATTTTGATGAATGTGCCGGTCCCGATTTTCTAGACGAGCTGCGTCAAACGATACAGTCCCTAAAGCCTGCAGAGTCCATTAAAGGATCGCGCAACACAGAGAACATACCAATTGCACTGGATGCCATTTCCAGTGAGGATGATGAGAACTTTACGGCCACAGCCGGCCATCAGACGCCGCAGCAATTGTCAAAAAAGGCAGCACGCAAAAAGCAGGCGGAACAGCAGCCGGCATATCGTGCCGCCAATCGTTCACCACCCGCTGGCAGCTCCGATAAACCAGCCACAGTTGTTGCCAAGATTGTAACACCCGTACAGCTGCCGACGCCCAAGGAGCTATCGCTGCAAGCATCACACATTGCCCAGGAGCGTTACAAGTGGGAGAAGTTTCGGTGTCTGttggagctgcagctgaagcAGCTGCGCGACGAGACCGAAACATATGAATCGAATCCGGAGAAGCATCCCGATTATTCCGAAGAATGGAAACTGTTTTGGAATCGACGCTACAAGCAGCTGCAGGAGGAGAAGAAATGCGATCCGAATAGCTATGACTACAAGCCCGAATGGATCACCTACTGGAAGGACAGGCGTGTCGAGCTCTTCAACATATCCGTGAACAAGATCAAAAAGGAGCTCAAGGACAAGTTTAAGCTTggcgacgaggacgaggaaAACACCAAGGAACTAATGGAGCGCTACAAAATACGCGTCAACAGCCCCAAAAATACTGCCGCCCCGGCTGcagcctctgctgctgccaccgcCAATGCTGTGCGTCGCAAGCCCAACTATCGTGGCGCCAACAATCGTAACGGCAATGGTGGCTCCCTAGCCAGCGATGCTGTCATCGATATTAGCGATGACGATCAGCAGGCACCTGCTGCGCCATCGGCACGCCCCAATCGCCGTTCAGCCTATCCGCGCTCTGTGTCGCGCTCGTTGTCGCCCAAACGTGGACGGCCACCGCCGCCCCGGATGGGTCGGCGTTCGCGCACTCGCTCGCCGGTTGTCTCAAGGCGCCGGCCGCGATCTCGGTCCAGATCTCGCTCGCCGCACCGGCGTTCACGGTCACCCTACAGCCGGGGTCGGGATAGATCGCTGCATTCGCGCGGCCACGATGATTACGCGGATAGGGGCCGTGAAAGAAGCGGCGATTATTACAGGGAGAGGGGCGACAGTTATTCGCGCACATCGCGCACCTATGAACCGATGGAGACGTTCCGTGTATTGGATTCGCGCGTCTATCCGGAGTACAGTCAGCCCAGACAGCGTTCCACATCGCCGACGGGCACATCAATGTCCGCTGCTAACAAGGAACTGGACTCAATTGAGGAGCCCGAGGGTCCACTGACCGTGGTCAGTGTGCTGCGCATGCTGTCCGCCCTGGAGGATCAGTTGGGCAGTCTCGGCCCCAAGGCGCTCAATTTGCTCAGCAAGGCGCTGGCCATGGAGAAGATCAAACCGAATGCCGCCGATGATTTGCTATTGAACGAGGACAATTGCGTCTTCATGGAGACCACCAAGGAGAAGCTAAAGGGTATACTCATTGCCGAAGTGCTCGATGATCCACAAAAAGTGCGCGTTGTGAAAAAGTTAATCAGCAATATAGCGACCATCATCTTCCAGGTGACCTCCAAAG gTGCTAAGGAGACGACGCAACAGGAGCCAAAGCACACGGACTTGGTCAAGAAGAAGGAATACCAGCTGCCGTTCGATAGACAGCTCGTTTCCTCGAAACTGGCTGGCGCTTTGGTTATGAATGGCCTGGACAATTTGAGCACCGATGATATGAACAAGCTGCTGCACTTTTATACGCTGCTGGTGAAGACGAATCATGTGCGTCGCCAGAGCGATCGGAACAGCTGTCTAAACTTTGCCGAGGTGCCGAGCCGAATGGGCGTGGCGGCCAGCACAAGCAACGAGGATGATGGCGGTGTCCTGGACATTGATATCTGTGAGCTCATGAAGGAGGTGGAACATCAGCTGGCCAAGGAGGCTGGCAATTGTGAGCTGACGCCCAAATCGAATTCCAATGATACTGGCAACAGCATGGAATCCCTGACCGATTCCGATCTGCAGACGCTGTTGCAGAACTTTAAGTTTTTGTCCAACGAGGAGCAGGTGCATCTAATTGGCCATTTGCGCAAACTGGAGAAACTGGAGCCGCCGCGCGTTGAGCGTTTGCGCAAATATGTTAACATTGCGGAGCTAAGCAGCGACGGTGAATCCTGCAGCGATTATCTGTCACGTGTCGTCGCCATCGGTCGGCCCGGCCAAAATGAACGCAGcgccgccagcagcaacacacGCATCTCATACTCAACGAACGCCGCGGCCGAACTCGTCTCGGCCATGCGCCGCACGAGCGTGGATCGGGATATGCCCACTGCGGCCAAGCAGCCGCGACGTGGCATTGGGTCGCGCATATCACCCAACTTTATGCtggatgacgatgacgatgatgattaCAATTTCGATGATCTGGTGATGAAGGCGAACGATTCCAATGGCAAGAAAAACACAACGATGCCCAATGTTGTGGCAACCACAATGTCGCCCAATGCGCTGACCTTTAAGCCGGCGGCGTCAAAGATCTCACTTAAGGATACTGAAAACATAATAGCCAATCTAATGGGCACGCtgaccaacaacagcaatcagGCAAGCAGCGCGGCCAAggcccagcagcaacaacaacagcagcagcaacagatgcGAAATATGCCCAACATGTCCAACCTTGCACAACAGcgtccacaacaacaacaaccgcagcagcagcagcagcagcaggggccGCCGCAATCACAATATGGACCTAACAATGGAACCGGCAGCTACTATAACTATGGCGGCGATCAGCTGTCCAGCGGTCCCAGCAACTATCCAAGCATGccgcaacaacagccacaacagcaacaacaacagcagcagccttACAATATGGGCAACTACAATGCCTATGGTCCGCccatgggcggcggcggcggtggcggttaTCCTGGCCAAATCAATCCCTGGGCCAATAATGGACCGCCACAACCGCCGTATAATAATCTGCCCCAGAACTATATGgcccaacagcagccgcaacagccgCCGCACTACAACAACGTGTACGGCAACCATCAATAA
- the LOC6636035 gene encoding uncharacterized protein CG7065 isoform X1, whose amino-acid sequence MSYLTGEPVPPGFEDEMARTAIIQKQIDSFKGGSLIGTEYVVELHEDGQVRPDYFCVLCNTCNDSHSIFTHWTSVTHRSNYLKTHFQKAFEVLQQLRRSSSNSNELVLNATTKLVQLIEQHYGRSMQVLAVAGDDFRRFRAKICSQVRDKFHFDECAGPDFLDELRQTIQSLKPAESIKGSRNTENIPIALDAISSEDDENFTATAGHQTPQQLSKKAARKKQAEQQPAYRAANRSPPAGSSDKPATVVAKIVTPVQLPTPKELSLQASHIAQERYKWEKFRCLLELQLKQLRDETETYESNPEKHPDYSEEWKLFWNRRYKQLQEEKKCDPNSYDYKPEWITYWKDRRVELFNISVNKIKKELKDKFKLGDEDEENTKELMERYKIRVNSPKNTAAPAAASAAATANAVRRKPNYRGANNRNGNGGSLASDAVIDISDDDQQAPAAPSARPNRRSAYPRSVSRSLSPKRGRPPPPRMGRRSRTRSPVVSRRRPRSRSRSRSPHRRSRSPYSRGRDRSLHSRGHDDYADRGRERSGDYYRERGDSYSRTSRTYEPMETFRVLDSRVYPEYSQPRQRSTSPTGTSMSAANKELDSIEEPEGPLTVVSVLRMLSALEDQLGSLGPKALNLLSKALAMEKIKPNAADDLLLNEDNCVFMETTKEKLKGILIAEVLDDPQKVRVVKKLISNIATIIFQVTSKGKFQTIQNEYPSILQIPKRMSSRPAHLTEPQGAKETTQQEPKHTDLVKKKEYQLPFDRQLVSSKLAGALVMNGLDNLSTDDMNKLLHFYTLLVKTNHVRRQSDRNSCLNFAEVPSRMGVAASTSNEDDGGVLDIDICELMKEVEHQLAKEAGNCELTPKSNSNDTGNSMESLTDSDLQTLLQNFKFLSNEEQVHLIGHLRKLEKLEPPRVERLRKYVNIAELSSDGESCSDYLSRVVAIGRPGQNERSAASSNTRISYSTNAAAELVSAMRRTSVDRDMPTAAKQPRRGIGSRISPNFMLDDDDDDDYNFDDLVMKANDSNGKKNTTMPNVVATTMSPNALTFKPAASKISLKDTENIIANLMGTLTNNSNQASSAAKAQQQQQQQQQQMRNMPNMSNLAQQRPQQQQPQQQQQQQGPPQSQYGPNNGTGSYYNYGGDQLSSGPSNYPSMPQQQPQQQQQQQQPYNMGNYNAYGPPMGGGGGGGYPGQINPWANNGPPQPPYNNLPQNYMAQQQPQQPPHYNNVYGNHQ is encoded by the exons ATGAGCTACCTAACGGGCGAGCCGGTACCGCCCGGCTTTGAGGATGAAATGGCGCGCACTGCGATTATACAAAAGCAAATAGACAGCTTTAAAGGCGGCTCCCTAATTGGCACCGAATACGTTGTGGAACTGCACGAGGATGGCCAGGTGCGTCCCGattatttttgtgtgctgtgcaATACGTGCAACGATAGCCACTCCATATTTACGCACTGGACATCGGTGACCCATCGCTCCAACTATTTGAAGACGCACTTTCAGAAGGCGTTCGAAGTGCTCCAGCAATTGCGTCGCTCGTCAAGCAACTCCAACGAGCTGGTGCTGAATGCCACCACAAAGCTGGTGCAGCTCATTGAGCAGCATTATGGCCGCAGCATGCAGGTGCTGGCCGTTGCTGGCGATGATTTTCGTCGCTTTCGTGCTAAAATCTGTTCACAGGTGCGCGATAAGTTTCATTTTGATGAATGTGCCGGTCCCGATTTTCTAGACGAGCTGCGTCAAACGATACAGTCCCTAAAGCCTGCAGAGTCCATTAAAGGATCGCGCAACACAGAGAACATACCAATTGCACTGGATGCCATTTCCAGTGAGGATGATGAGAACTTTACGGCCACAGCCGGCCATCAGACGCCGCAGCAATTGTCAAAAAAGGCAGCACGCAAAAAGCAGGCGGAACAGCAGCCGGCATATCGTGCCGCCAATCGTTCACCACCCGCTGGCAGCTCCGATAAACCAGCCACAGTTGTTGCCAAGATTGTAACACCCGTACAGCTGCCGACGCCCAAGGAGCTATCGCTGCAAGCATCACACATTGCCCAGGAGCGTTACAAGTGGGAGAAGTTTCGGTGTCTGttggagctgcagctgaagcAGCTGCGCGACGAGACCGAAACATATGAATCGAATCCGGAGAAGCATCCCGATTATTCCGAAGAATGGAAACTGTTTTGGAATCGACGCTACAAGCAGCTGCAGGAGGAGAAGAAATGCGATCCGAATAGCTATGACTACAAGCCCGAATGGATCACCTACTGGAAGGACAGGCGTGTCGAGCTCTTCAACATATCCGTGAACAAGATCAAAAAGGAGCTCAAGGACAAGTTTAAGCTTggcgacgaggacgaggaaAACACCAAGGAACTAATGGAGCGCTACAAAATACGCGTCAACAGCCCCAAAAATACTGCCGCCCCGGCTGcagcctctgctgctgccaccgcCAATGCTGTGCGTCGCAAGCCCAACTATCGTGGCGCCAACAATCGTAACGGCAATGGTGGCTCCCTAGCCAGCGATGCTGTCATCGATATTAGCGATGACGATCAGCAGGCACCTGCTGCGCCATCGGCACGCCCCAATCGCCGTTCAGCCTATCCGCGCTCTGTGTCGCGCTCGTTGTCGCCCAAACGTGGACGGCCACCGCCGCCCCGGATGGGTCGGCGTTCGCGCACTCGCTCGCCGGTTGTCTCAAGGCGCCGGCCGCGATCTCGGTCCAGATCTCGCTCGCCGCACCGGCGTTCACGGTCACCCTACAGCCGGGGTCGGGATAGATCGCTGCATTCGCGCGGCCACGATGATTACGCGGATAGGGGCCGTGAAAGAAGCGGCGATTATTACAGGGAGAGGGGCGACAGTTATTCGCGCACATCGCGCACCTATGAACCGATGGAGACGTTCCGTGTATTGGATTCGCGCGTCTATCCGGAGTACAGTCAGCCCAGACAGCGTTCCACATCGCCGACGGGCACATCAATGTCCGCTGCTAACAAGGAACTGGACTCAATTGAGGAGCCCGAGGGTCCACTGACCGTGGTCAGTGTGCTGCGCATGCTGTCCGCCCTGGAGGATCAGTTGGGCAGTCTCGGCCCCAAGGCGCTCAATTTGCTCAGCAAGGCGCTGGCCATGGAGAAGATCAAACCGAATGCCGCCGATGATTTGCTATTGAACGAGGACAATTGCGTCTTCATGGAGACCACCAAGGAGAAGCTAAAGGGTATACTCATTGCCGAAGTGCTCGATGATCCACAAAAAGTGCGCGTTGTGAAAAAGTTAATCAGCAATATAGCGACCATCATCTTCCAGGTGACCTCCAAAGGTAAGTTCCAGACAATACAAAATGAATACCCTTCCATTTTACAGATACCCAAGCGTATGTCTTCCCGTCCAGCTCATTTAACTGAGCCGCAAG gTGCTAAGGAGACGACGCAACAGGAGCCAAAGCACACGGACTTGGTCAAGAAGAAGGAATACCAGCTGCCGTTCGATAGACAGCTCGTTTCCTCGAAACTGGCTGGCGCTTTGGTTATGAATGGCCTGGACAATTTGAGCACCGATGATATGAACAAGCTGCTGCACTTTTATACGCTGCTGGTGAAGACGAATCATGTGCGTCGCCAGAGCGATCGGAACAGCTGTCTAAACTTTGCCGAGGTGCCGAGCCGAATGGGCGTGGCGGCCAGCACAAGCAACGAGGATGATGGCGGTGTCCTGGACATTGATATCTGTGAGCTCATGAAGGAGGTGGAACATCAGCTGGCCAAGGAGGCTGGCAATTGTGAGCTGACGCCCAAATCGAATTCCAATGATACTGGCAACAGCATGGAATCCCTGACCGATTCCGATCTGCAGACGCTGTTGCAGAACTTTAAGTTTTTGTCCAACGAGGAGCAGGTGCATCTAATTGGCCATTTGCGCAAACTGGAGAAACTGGAGCCGCCGCGCGTTGAGCGTTTGCGCAAATATGTTAACATTGCGGAGCTAAGCAGCGACGGTGAATCCTGCAGCGATTATCTGTCACGTGTCGTCGCCATCGGTCGGCCCGGCCAAAATGAACGCAGcgccgccagcagcaacacacGCATCTCATACTCAACGAACGCCGCGGCCGAACTCGTCTCGGCCATGCGCCGCACGAGCGTGGATCGGGATATGCCCACTGCGGCCAAGCAGCCGCGACGTGGCATTGGGTCGCGCATATCACCCAACTTTATGCtggatgacgatgacgatgatgattaCAATTTCGATGATCTGGTGATGAAGGCGAACGATTCCAATGGCAAGAAAAACACAACGATGCCCAATGTTGTGGCAACCACAATGTCGCCCAATGCGCTGACCTTTAAGCCGGCGGCGTCAAAGATCTCACTTAAGGATACTGAAAACATAATAGCCAATCTAATGGGCACGCtgaccaacaacagcaatcagGCAAGCAGCGCGGCCAAggcccagcagcaacaacaacagcagcagcaacagatgcGAAATATGCCCAACATGTCCAACCTTGCACAACAGcgtccacaacaacaacaaccgcagcagcagcagcagcagcaggggccGCCGCAATCACAATATGGACCTAACAATGGAACCGGCAGCTACTATAACTATGGCGGCGATCAGCTGTCCAGCGGTCCCAGCAACTATCCAAGCATGccgcaacaacagccacaacagcaacaacaacagcagcagccttACAATATGGGCAACTACAATGCCTATGGTCCGCccatgggcggcggcggcggtggcggttaTCCTGGCCAAATCAATCCCTGGGCCAATAATGGACCGCCACAACCGCCGTATAATAATCTGCCCCAGAACTATATGgcccaacagcagccgcaacagccgCCGCACTACAACAACGTGTACGGCAACCATCAATAA
- the LOC6636036 gene encoding frataxin homolog, mitochondrial, translated as MNRIRLHLALSNSNCQRRFAGFAPYKLSDLAYPSGSSNMDICVFCGNPIDADYIVDDATYDRVCAETLDTLSDYFDDLIDSAVNLPDYDVVYGDGVLSVDLGPVNGMYVINRQKPSKQIWLTSPISGQKRYDYILPPGHVTGHWIDQETGETLHEILQEEMGQKFRGQSVNFLMLPYTSQN; from the exons ATGAATCGCATTCGTCTACATCTAGCCTTAAGTAATAGCAATTGTCAACGACGTTTCGCCGGATTTGCACCATACAAACTTTCCGATCTGGCGTATCCatctggcagcagcaacatggaTATCTGCGTTTTTTGCGGCAATCCGATCGATGCGGATTACATCGTAGACGATGCCACATACGATCGCGTCTGCGCCGAGACTTTGGATACACTATCCGATTATTTTGACGATCTAATCGACAGTGCCGTTAATCTGCCCGACTACGATGTGGTCTATGGC GATGGGGTGCTCAGCGTGGATCTGGGCCCAGTCAATGGCATGTATGTGATCAATCGCCAGAAGCCCAGCAAACAGATTTGGCTAACCTCTCCGATCAGTGGACAGAAGCGTTATGATTACATTCTGCCGCCCGGCCATGTCACCGGACATTGGATCGATCAGGAAACTGGCGAAACGCTGCACGAGATACTGCAAGAGGAGATGGGCCAAAAGTTTCGTGGTCAATCCGTTAACTTTCTGATGTTGCCCTATACCAGCCAGAACTGA
- the LOC6636037 gene encoding frataxin homolog, mitochondrial yields MNRIRICLRTAVRRHGYRCAPGRAPFNISAMQLATGSNNCSSKQELQICRFCSNLPEPEYVVDDTTYDRVCSETLDALSDYFDELTENAAHITGSDVVYGDGVLSVNLGPVNGMYVINRQKPNKQIWLSSPVSGPKRFDYIVMPGEANGRWVYKHTGVTLHEMLQEEIAQIFREQPVNFLKLP; encoded by the exons ATGAATCGTATTCGTATATGTTTACGGACCGCGGTGCGCAGACATGGTTACAGATGTGCGCCGGGACGCGCACcatttaatatctcggccatgCAGCTCGCAAcgggcagcaacaattgcagcagcaaacagGAATTACAGATTTGCCGATTTTGCAGCAATCTGCCGGAGCCAGAATATGTCGTGGATGACACCACGTACGACCGTGTGTGCTCGGAGACGCTGGATGCACTATCCGATTACTTTGACGAACTAACCGAGAATGCTGCACATATAACCGGTTCGGATGTGGTCTATGGC GATGGCGTGCTCAGCGTTAATCTGGGCCCAGTCAATGGCATGTATGTGATCAATCGCCAGAAGCCCAACAAACAGATATGGCTGAGCTCACCAGTGAGTGGACCCAAACGCTTCGATTATATTGTTATGCCAGGCGAGGCCAACGGCCGATGGGTCTACAAGCATACCGGGGTGACGCTGCACGAGATGCTCCAGGAGGAAATAGCTCAAATCTTTCGAGAGCAACCGGTTAACTTCCTAAAGCTGCCCTAA